The following nucleotide sequence is from Centropristis striata isolate RG_2023a ecotype Rhode Island chromosome 7, C.striata_1.0, whole genome shotgun sequence.
cacacacaccaggtacacacacacacacacacacacacacacacactgtgcacatggatggattactaaACAGACCTACAGGCTGTGGGGTCCAACGTGCAAGTGAGGGGCCCCCACAtggccttcacctgcaaaatgtcccACATACTGACCATGACGAAATGCaagatgaccacaaagagacacaagacgaccaaaaaaatgcataacGACTACAAAGAATTGCAAAATGGCAtcaaaaaagaggcaaaaccacacaaaatttgtttttgcatatctgtgcccaggggccccttgtctcataatccacctATGACTGTACATGTAGACTAAAGGGTAATAGTCTAATAGTCTATAAGGATATAAGGATAATAGTCTAAGCTCATACTAATAATCCTTCTTTTATTACCGGTGCAGATGCCAGCTTACCGAATGGAAAGAGCCTGAAACGCTCCTTaagcaacacaaaaacagaaacaaccaACCAGGATGGAGCTCCACCCGAGTACCTCCTCCCTGGTTCCTCAGAGAGACCACTCATGGCCCTGCTGCCACACAGCTCCCAACCAGAAGTGCGTCAGGTATCTTGTTTCACAccagtctgcacacacacagacacaatgacTCACTGCGACTTAACTTTTGTCTCATCAGACCCCCAGCTACCTGAAGGACTTGTCTCTCAGCTGCTGGAACCCGGCGCCAGGACACAGGAAGATGCAGGGAGATTTCCTGTACATCACCGTGGTGACAATAGAGGGACGACGGTGTGACATCACATCCTGTCCTAAAGGATTCTTCCTCAATAGGTAAAGAAATAACTTCATGATTTTAAAGGGAGGTTTGGATTCTTTGATTTGGGGGTGTATGAGGTACTCACATACACTATATATGactatagatttttttaaaaattttaaaaatcacaacTATTCTTTAACTATTTACTGTTGGTAGCAATAAATGTATGATATAGGGCTAATAATGTTGCtcactgttttatttctgttctgtctgttaccttatgtacagtataaatgacaaataaaattatactttaCCTTGATAAATGTTTCAGTTTAATTAAGAATTATTTGTGTTTTCCCCCCTTCTACATCTCAGGTCTACAGAAGAAGTGTTTGATCCCCGTCCTGCACAGTCTTCCCCAGTTTGTCACTGTTTCACTGAACTGCTCTGTCACATCAGTCCTGCCTTCAAACAAACTTTGACCACACTTAAAAACAGGTAACATTACTACCTCTACATAAAAGAAGCagtaaaactacaatattttcaACAGTGGGCTGCATACTCCAAATTCAAATGATCATAATAACTGTTGTTGTAAACATTTCTTCCTTCAGGACTCAGTTGCCTCCAGTAGAGGTAATGCCCACTCCCTATCACACCCTGAGCTGGCTCGGGCCTCCCTGCGCCTCCCGCACTCATAAAAACACCTTCAACAGACTGGGAGTGGATGAACAGTCTGCAACACAGGTTATTTACAAgattataatttgtttttttatttagtggTGTGCTGCTGGCAAtgatattaatgtgtgtgttatgtgcagGCTCCAGACTGGAATGAGGAGTTGCAAGCTGCCAGAGATCTTCCACAAGGCAGTCTGGAGGAGAGGCTGTTGAGAGACAAAGCTCTGCTCGAGGTAACAAGAAAAGCTGACAATTAGCTCAAAACAACAGCAAGAAAGTTCAGTACTCTTTCTGCCTTTATTGCTCAACTTCCCCTCTTACCTTccttcatgtctgtttttattttcaggtaAATAGTGCATTTGTTAGGGCTGTGATGCAGGGGGCAGAAACTGTTGTAGATGGCTTTGTGGAGCCGGTGAATGGAAACCCTGAGGACCCAGCATTCCTGTGGGGTGGCCTGTTTATGAGCAAGGGGGCAGCAAGCACGATCTTTGGTGGGGACAGGGGTCGCAGGTGAGAGCCGTAAACTGTGTCTACTGAAGCACAATGCATTTACTTGAACTTGCCCTGATTTTCTGAATACACAAGATGCTTCCAGCAGTCTCTCCATGCCTAGGTCCGGCATTCAGCCACCCTTCGGAGCCTAACCCAAAGCCTTTAACAAGCCTTCCAGCATGTTCCAGCGGGCCCAGGCAGCACTATTAGCCGCATATGCCAACCCGACGCCACTAACACTGGCTCTCTAGCACTCAGACAGCCTCCAGCACGGTCCAGTAGTATTCACCCAAGGCTGACTATTGGATTTTATAGGTATGGGTGCTGGAGGTGTCTtgttaattcagaaaaacaaagcagattttttttccccatgaaaACTTATCtctttactaaaaaaagattaaaaagcaggatttttttcccccatcaaaCATACCTCGttacatcagatttttttttttttaaacttttcttagAATACTGAAATAATAGTCTTGTTGATTCAGAAAAACTGAACTTATTACTCTTCCATACCATGCTGTTTCCAATAAGAGCTttacaattttgttttgtttcttttttagaatGCCATTGGTTTGGTACCGATTATTGAGATGTTTCCTCATCTTCTATTTGCAGGGCTGCTCAGAGGCTGGAGCTTCAAGGAGTTCAGGCCTACAGTAACCTCCATAAATTGCCAGGGCTGCACACTCTCCCTACAGCCATTGTAGACTACAGAGGAGTGCGTCTGTCTGCTCAGGGTCTGGCTCCTGGGCTGGAAGGCTCAGAGCAGGAGCAGGACCAGGAAGCTTCTCCTGCCTCAAGGTTTTTGACTCATTATTCAACCATCCACTGTGTTTGTATTGTCCCACTGTGAGGcggacatttttgtgttttatttcctgcttattgtctttcttcttttgttctATAGAGGCTTGCTCTATGGGGCAAATGCAGAATGCCAAGAATCGCCGCAACGCAGAAGGCTGCTGGAGTACTTGGCTCTCGCTGCAAAAGATCTCAATCTCCAGAGACATACTATTTTGGGGCCCAAGAATCACAACATACCACTGTTTACCTCAGTGGACGCTCAAGGACTGTTGGGGGCTGATGGGAGATACTACATACTGGATGTGTTCAGGAGCTTCCCAGCTGATGCCAACTTCTGCCCAGAGGTGGAGACAGAAGGCCAGACAGTCACTGGAGAAGAGGAGAGCAACAAAAGCTGTGAAGAAGATGAGGAGAAGAAGAGTTGTGTAAAAGAAGGATGGCCAGAAAACTATCTTTCAGACACTGGGCTTCCAAAGAGATACCCTCACAGACTCTGTAGACTGAGGCCAGAGCTGGTGCAGGCCTTCCAACAGCACAAGTGAGTTCTGAATGAATTAAAACTCTTTAAACTCAATTATAAGAGTTTTTCCATGAAGctgaacttttgttttttttgttgcttttttagaCATTGGAAGTTCTCTCAGCATGTCAGGGAGATATTGGACCAGGAGGGAGGCTTTGAAGAATGTGCGACAGCTGGTaaattttttaatgtgtgttttagtgtcacAGGACTGCCAACCCTAACCTCCTGCTAACCCTAAATACAAACAGAATCAAATGTCAtggttaaaataaatgcaaacacttataattattttatattttgttaattgtgtttatatttccacatgtatttattctttcatttattcatcGTTCTATTTCCACctttctttttaagtatttgttcttttatttattatttctcacaatattttcctattttttaaatgtacttatttattatttttccctttttatatttccgcatttattttcatttttttctccatatttttCCCTCCTATGACTCCATATTTTAGTGGATCTAACTGAATGGAAACCAGAATTTTAGTTAACGCATAAAGAATTTTTGgccattaaaatatatatttacaaatgttTGTATACTTGCAGGTGACTCTCGATCCACTAAGGCAGTGCGAGCTGCTTGTAAAGAAGTGGGCTCACTCAGTGATTTTATCTTTGAGATGCGCTTCAACCCGAACATCTTCTGTCCAGGTACCATGAGAAGCGacacacacactataacacAGTCACATCTGCTGAACACAACATGACAGGCTTATTGTGCTTTGTGTGCAGAGGTATCCCACCCTCCTCATGAGAGTACGGCAACAAAGCTGCAGGAGAGGTTACTGAGGGAAGCAGCAGCTTTCACCATCACACATCAGATACCAGCCTTTGTAAGTGACCCACTGTTTACATATTATAATGGGCACATCTAGTGCAAACATGAAACCAGctcatcgtgtgtgtgtgtgtgtgtgtgtgtgtgtgaaaaacagctcttattcttttctcttcttttcttctttaacatatagcactcctttagcgatgacagttagctcttaaagttatgtactatTATGTAATGTAGTtatgattcctatggtctatgtcttgtaccatcaggttgaatgcacttattgtaagtcgctttggacaaaagcgtctgctaaatgacatgtaatgtaatgtaatgtaatgtaatgtgtgtgtgtgtgtgtgtgtgtgtgtgtgtgtgtgtgtgtgcagttggaGTATTGCCTACAATGCAATGAGGCGCCAATGGATGGAGTTTCTCTGAAGAAGGCGCTGCACCAGAGAGGCATCAACCTGCGGTATCTGGGCTTTGTGAACACAATCATCAGCCAGTCAGAACACAAGGAGCGCCTGAGGCATATAACGGTGTGTTTTAATTCACAAAAAAGTCCAACTTAAGCTAGTCTTGATTATATTATCAATCTCCTGACTGTTTTCTAACATCCGTCTTTCTGCCTCAACCAGAGATCAGTCATAAGTGAAATCTTCACCCGCTCAACCAGAAGAGTGTTCAACAGTTTCCTCCAGGTACTTTACAGTGTTCTGTACATTTTGCACACCTCAGCGTGAGGTGCAGTTACCCCAGAAAGAATGAACTGCAGCCTCCGGTTATGTTCTTGCAGGGTGTGGATGTGCCAAGTCTCTCtgcagctgtcagtcacttcCTCTGCTGCCTATTGGTCCCTCACTTCACACCCACTCCTGTGGgggaggagatgaagaagaagTCAAGGCGGCGTGGCCGAGCGGCAGGGACCACTGAGAGCACGCCCTGGAGCACACTTACAGGGGCCGAGCTGTGGAACCTGGTCTGCCAGGATGCTGCTGAAACATACAACATCTCTGACAGCCTTGGGTGAGGACGCAGCCTTTGTTTGTTCTCTCTCGTGTTTGTTAGTTAAACAATCACCCAGAGTCAATTTTAGAGTAACTGTCATTTTTCTCTGTAACAGCTCTGGCCCGAACCACCTGGTGGAGCACTACGGCCTTCAGAAGCTCTCTTTGCTCAGAGAGTTCTGTTTAAAGACCGGAGTTCAGGTAACACACATCTGTCACATCAGCTGGAACACATAATGTTTATATTAGTAATGTTGTTATATGCACTGTGTTGCAAAAATGCCAGACATACTGTATGATGAAtgcaataatattataataatcatttattttctgtgccttatatgtaactttttgttgcttaattttcttttgtttgtttgttttgccttttttttttttttactactaacTCAGCATTATTTTTCGTTTTCTCCTGGATTTGCTTTGTTGCCTTTAGCTGACTATTTTTTGCACTATTTTGATGCCAAATTCTGACTTTTggggtttaaaaaaagaagctttgggtttttttttcatacatttttggcCTTTCTCTGCTTTATTGTGTGCTACTTTATGCTGGATTCCTAAATGGATATGTTGTATGGTcactaaccttttttttaaccttaattATTATAGCaaataaagaggaaaatatgtttgttatttCTGTGTTCACACCAGTTGAGACTGAGAGACTACGTCCTcgacaaccaaaacaaagcacCCATTGGTCCAGACGATGTCCTCAACATCTTCCCAGTTGTCAAGCACATACAGATGCAGACTCAGGATGCTTCAAAAGCATTTTGTACAGCACAGAACTTCCTGCAGAAGGGTGGGTCAATAAAGTCGTGCTGTAGATTCATGCATCTGTAATCTTTATGcgctgtaataaattattctgtagtcatttcattttacttaatatatttgataaaatgtattaaatataaatgcgtccttgattttgaggcagttgtttaagtaactttaatataaaaatgtttgagatagaatctatttattttgaaaacattaaatataatctttatgtgtatgtaattctaaatcaagagaattttaaatgaatccaacacaatagaattagtccgtttttaattgacaggcacttcctgttaagttgttattaactcaacttgtaacgtagctagatttaattaatactattgcgtgcaatcttttgcctcaattttattgagtagctattgtttatctttttttacagtgtgctcagtgtttgtttatgaacaaaatgtaattgaaaagTAAATTATGTGCATAATGATTGTGTTTTTGGCATCCAGGTCTGCTGGATCAGGCCCACGAGCACCTGAAAGAAGCCGCCTACCTGTTCAGTAGGGTGTGTGACAGCCTGCACCCTGAGGCCTGTTATTGCCACAGCATGTTGGCAAAGGTGACCTACATGCAGGGCAAAGCAGCTGAGGTAGGTtcactatttctttttttacagtaacaCATTTCACAGTGGCAGAAAGTAAACAAAGTATATTTCCTCGGTTgctttacataaatacattttgaattattttataacTTTTCCAATATAtttcagaggtaaatattgtacattttattctGTTACATATATCCAGGTTGGGTAGTAACAGATTATGTGTAGTGGGATTACATTTGAAAGAAAAGTGCAATTAGATTATTGTTACGTTGTCAAGtattacatgaaaaaaatgtctttaaaataagGTTCAATATTTTCAATCTATGCATTTAAAGTAACCCAAGAGCATTCAGAttacattgtttttgttataCAATGGATTATGTTACTAATTACAAAAATGGACATGCAATTTGCACTCAGCAactgacattttaatgtaatatgACCTATCCCTGCATATATCTAACAGCTTTGTTACTTTATTTAACAGAGTGACAGAGTCAAATGTAAGAAGCCAacagttttgttattttctttaggTATTGAAGATGAAGTGATTGTATTTCTTAATATACATGAAACTGGCCATTTATTCTTGTCGTCGCTGTATTCCTCTGTCCTCAAGGCTCGCAGTGTCCAGCTGAAAGCAGTGGTTATCAGTGAGAGAGTGCTTGGCTTTGACCATCCAAACACAATCCTGCAATATGTGAGTAAAGCTGCTACTGGAGACAAAACAAGTCACTGTACCCCTGGGTCCATAACTACAAATTTCTACATGGTTTTTAATTCAATGTGTCATGTGTGTAGagtttgattattctcattttgttgttaaatgtaGGCCCTCTTGGGTGTGTACGCATATGCTGGAGGGGAGACCGCCCTGGCCCAGAAGTGTCTCCTCAGAGCTCGTCTGCTCATGCTAACCGTCCATGGAGAGGACCATCCCTACACTGCAACACTGGATGTAGGTTACAACACCTTGCTGTTCACCCCAAGCACAAAAGAGCTTTTCATAATATCTTAAAAAGCATTTCTCTTCATAAATCTTCTCATTGTTCTCTTGCAGAGCTGTCTCGGGTTGGTGCTGACCGGAGATCAGGGAGGACTGTTCTTAAAGAACGCCCTGAGACTCAACACCTCCTTCTTCGGCCCCTCGCATATCCACACCGCTTTCACGTGAGCTGCCATTTATTGCTTGCACTCATATTTTGTATGTAAAGCAAATTATACACTGTATCCCCTTTTctgttattaaactttttatttgaagaaaaacaaaacagcacatacatgttgctctacatcttgtaaacatgtcaagtcttttcatcaaaacataaaaagaaagaaatggttttaaaaaataaaaataaacaacataatataaagaaaa
It contains:
- the si:ch211-166a6.5 gene encoding clustered mitochondria protein homolog; the protein is MKDKVKRGGGGGKNQAKAEVMSPTGGKDVAGIKQHDDTSFPVKIQGAGVEPFELQIQGFWLVQDAVMHLLSRDEVCPRSNLSVSLAGTTLDPLADLQSIKGLKPGAIIRLVEEPYTAGSARFHLARVLELLRASGPQDALREGRSPSILETLTHTPDASLPNGKSLKRSLSNTKTETTNQDGAPPEYLLPGSSERPLMALLPHSSQPETPSYLKDLSLSCWNPAPGHRKMQGDFLYITVVTIEGRRCDITSCPKGFFLNRSTEEVFDPRPAQSSPVCHCFTELLCHISPAFKQTLTTLKNRTQLPPVEVMPTPYHTLSWLGPPCASRTHKNTFNRLGVDEQSATQAPDWNEELQAARDLPQGSLEERLLRDKALLEVNSAFVRAVMQGAETVVDGFVEPVNGNPEDPAFLWGGLFMSKGAASTIFGGDRGRRAAQRLELQGVQAYSNLHKLPGLHTLPTAIVDYRGVRLSAQGLAPGLEGSEQEQDQEASPASRGLLYGANAECQESPQRRRLLEYLALAAKDLNLQRHTILGPKNHNIPLFTSVDAQGLLGADGRYYILDVFRSFPADANFCPEVETEGQTVTGEEESNKSCEEDEEKKSCVKEGWPENYLSDTGLPKRYPHRLCRLRPELVQAFQQHKHWKFSQHVREILDQEGGFEECATAGDSRSTKAVRAACKEVGSLSDFIFEMRFNPNIFCPEVSHPPHESTATKLQERLLREAAAFTITHQIPAFLEYCLQCNEAPMDGVSLKKALHQRGINLRYLGFVNTIISQSEHKERLRHITRSVISEIFTRSTRRVFNSFLQGVDVPSLSAAVSHFLCCLLVPHFTPTPVGEEMKKKSRRRGRAAGTTESTPWSTLTGAELWNLVCQDAAETYNISDSLGSGPNHLVEHYGLQKLSLLREFCLKTGVQLRLRDYVLDNQNKAPIGPDDVLNIFPVVKHIQMQTQDASKAFCTAQNFLQKGLLDQAHEHLKEAAYLFSRVCDSLHPEACYCHSMLAKVTYMQGKAAEARSVQLKAVVISERVLGFDHPNTILQYALLGVYAYAGGETALAQKCLLRARLLMLTVHGEDHPYTATLDSCLGLVLTGDQGGLFLKNALRLNTSFFGPSHIHTAFTQHLLAQWMCSKGDYRSAMTHEKEALTAFTSVLGEDHAQTCSSKEFMCTITKQAVKVERSLRQAGAECTEAVECLTSTTDTVLEQLVLVTGIRSITHKDGLQEYKKKHKELKAAVARELGFIVSDDYVVTKLVNEEEKSSDQETGSGKEAEDEGSPAVENASESQQEKPAEETSEKSAAIVSANGHVVEPAKENEHEEKTDVDGEDRDSAASGVEVKVVNGESEVKAAGEETETSAPNEVNSNTANGETESDATVDEVKSESGEVNGEINGACSVAVSPTVLKSKGTWADVVSKANGAGDTNTAVNGEAANVTANGEAEE